From Paenibacillus graminis, a single genomic window includes:
- a CDS encoding flagellar brake protein has translation MYPKINEYLYIQVASSDAAEAEVEYRSRIAEMEEEAFLIEVPMQENNGRLKKLFIGDELSVYFLTEGGIKNYFNTHVIGFKEDVIRMVKIRKPAADSIFKIQRRSFFRVNAELELAVKDALGSRFLVRTEDIGGGGTSFLSDAKVQLEVGGKLFCWLMIPYRNGSTEHVNFEGEIVRIKTLETGRNLVMLKFASITDSERQKIIRYCFERQFDFRNR, from the coding sequence TTGTATCCGAAAATCAACGAATATCTATATATACAGGTTGCTTCAAGCGATGCTGCTGAGGCAGAAGTGGAATATAGATCCAGAATTGCAGAAATGGAAGAAGAGGCTTTTCTGATTGAAGTCCCGATGCAGGAAAACAACGGAAGGCTGAAAAAGCTGTTTATCGGGGACGAGCTCTCCGTCTATTTTCTCACAGAGGGCGGGATCAAAAATTATTTTAATACCCATGTCATTGGCTTCAAAGAAGATGTGATCCGTATGGTCAAAATAAGAAAACCGGCGGCAGATTCCATCTTCAAAATTCAGCGCCGCAGCTTCTTCCGGGTGAATGCCGAGCTTGAACTGGCGGTAAAAGATGCCCTCGGCAGCCGTTTTCTGGTGCGTACTGAAGATATCGGGGGCGGCGGAACTTCATTTCTGAGCGATGCTAAGGTACAGCTTGAGGTAGGAGGGAAGCTCTTCTGCTGGCTAATGATTCCCTACCGGAACGGCAGCACGGAGCATGTGAACTTCGAAGGTGAGATCGTGCGGATCAAGACTTTGGAAACCGGCCGCAATCTGGTGATGCTGAAATTCGCATCCATTACAGATTCGGAGCGGCAAAAAATTATCCGGTACTGTTTTGAGCGCCAGTTCGATTTCCGCAACCGGTGA
- the ypeB gene encoding germination protein YpeB, whose translation MYKRLSALMFPITALLLVGALVWGYQENQEKNSILIKAENQYQRAFHDLSYHVEQLHGELGNTLAVNSTSNDMHRKGLVNVWRLTSEAQNEINQLPLTLLPFSETEEFLSKIANFSYKAAVRDFTKKPLTDNEIGNLKALYKNSGEISKDLQEVQNKVITSRLRWMDVESALATEDKAEDNTIIDGFKTVDKRVAAYPELDYGPSVASIYDKRSVKKLGGKPVTAEDVKRKALKFADIGRNANVEVKENGKGTEWASYTATVSSQNHQQPISMDFTVEGGLLISYNDNRSVGPAQVSMKQAVAKAGAFLEQKGYPSMTAVSADRYDNLGNLTFVTSRDGVLIYPEKITVRVGLDTGDATGFQASDYVRERQEKRKIPKPGMTLAAARKVLHPEFKEMYNRLALIENEDAEEVLTYEFGGRINGSQYRIYLNAADGHEEAVEEIRTSSGAQDK comes from the coding sequence AACCAGTACCAGCGGGCCTTTCATGACCTCTCCTATCACGTGGAGCAGCTGCACGGGGAGCTTGGGAATACTCTGGCTGTTAACAGTACTTCGAATGATATGCACCGCAAAGGTCTTGTGAATGTCTGGCGGTTGACCAGTGAAGCGCAAAATGAGATCAATCAGCTGCCGCTAACCCTGCTGCCATTCAGTGAAACAGAGGAGTTTTTATCAAAAATCGCCAACTTCTCCTACAAGGCTGCGGTGCGCGATTTTACCAAGAAACCGCTCACTGACAATGAAATTGGCAATTTAAAGGCGCTCTATAAGAACTCGGGTGAAATCTCCAAGGATCTGCAGGAGGTACAGAACAAAGTCATCACGAGCAGGCTCCGCTGGATGGACGTAGAATCTGCACTGGCAACAGAGGATAAGGCGGAAGATAACACGATTATCGACGGCTTTAAAACGGTGGACAAACGGGTGGCTGCTTATCCTGAACTGGATTATGGACCTTCTGTAGCCAGCATTTATGATAAACGGTCTGTGAAAAAGCTGGGAGGCAAGCCGGTTACAGCCGAAGATGTGAAACGCAAAGCGCTCAAATTTGCCGATATCGGCAGGAATGCGAATGTAGAAGTTAAGGAGAACGGCAAGGGAACCGAGTGGGCATCCTATACCGCTACGGTTTCAAGCCAGAATCACCAACAGCCGATCAGTATGGATTTTACTGTGGAGGGTGGACTGCTGATCTCCTATAATGACAACCGAAGCGTCGGTCCGGCTCAAGTCTCGATGAAACAGGCCGTTGCCAAAGCGGGGGCCTTCCTGGAGCAAAAAGGGTATCCGAGCATGACGGCTGTAAGTGCAGACAGATACGATAATTTGGGCAACCTGACCTTTGTAACAAGCCGTGACGGGGTACTGATCTATCCGGAGAAAATAACTGTCCGCGTTGGATTGGATACCGGGGATGCCACAGGTTTTCAGGCAAGCGATTATGTCCGTGAACGGCAGGAGAAGCGGAAGATTCCCAAACCGGGGATGACACTGGCCGCTGCCCGCAAAGTGCTGCATCCGGAATTCAAAGAGATGTACAACAGGCTGGCCTTGATTGAAAATGAAGATGCCGAAGAGGTATTGACCTATGAGTTCGGAGGCAGAATCAACGGCTCGCAGTACCGGATTTACTTAAATGCGGCAGACGGCCATGAGGAAGCGGTGGAAGAGATCAGAACCTCCTCAGGGGCACAGGATAAATAA